Proteins co-encoded in one Campylobacter ornithocola genomic window:
- a CDS encoding shikimate dehydrogenase: MKIFAVIGDPIMHSKSPRMHNNALQVLKKDAVYTRYHLKDKTRLREIIRKIDGANITIPFKEEACDIADFKDESVTHIGSANTLLNINSKIYAYNTDYLGFLKAIENFYPIENALVLGAGGTAKALAYALKTKNIKVTIANRSSFRFENLTNYSCFLYEQLDLNEKFDLIVNTTSAGLYDEKLPCEENILKNIFQKAKFAFDVIYGKNTSFLKLARKNNLEVKDGVQMLLWQGVFAFEIFLECQKPKEIFKAMEMALKLP; this comes from the coding sequence ATGAAAATTTTTGCAGTTATAGGCGATCCTATTATGCATTCTAAATCTCCAAGAATGCATAATAATGCCTTGCAAGTTCTTAAAAAAGATGCAGTGTATACAAGATATCACCTAAAAGATAAAACAAGATTAAGAGAAATTATTCGCAAAATTGATGGTGCTAATATTACCATACCTTTTAAAGAAGAAGCTTGTGATATTGCAGATTTTAAAGATGAAAGTGTTACACATATAGGTTCTGCTAATACTTTACTAAATATAAATAGTAAAATTTATGCTTATAATACAGACTATTTAGGATTTTTGAAGGCAATCGAAAATTTTTATCCTATTGAAAATGCTTTAGTTTTGGGTGCTGGAGGTACAGCTAAAGCTTTAGCGTACGCTCTAAAAACAAAAAATATTAAGGTTACGATAGCAAATCGCTCTAGTTTTAGATTTGAAAATTTAACTAACTATTCATGTTTTTTATATGAGCAACTTGATTTGAATGAAAAATTTGATTTGATTGTTAATACAACTAGTGCCGGTTTATATGATGAAAAATTACCTTGTGAAGAAAATATTTTAAAAAATATTTTTCAGAAAGCAAAATTTGCCTTTGATGTTATTTATGGCAAGAATACATCTTTTTTAAAATTAGCAAGAAAAAATAATTTAGAGGTGAAAGATGGTGTGCAAATGCTTTTATGGCAAGGGGTTTTTGCTTTTGAAATTTTTCTAGAGTGTCAAAAACCAAAGGAAATTTTTAAAGCCATGGAAATGGCTTTAAAACTCCCTTAA
- the dnaJ gene encoding molecular chaperone DnaJ: MELNYYEILEISQTSDKETIKKAYRKMALKYHPDRNQGDKEAEEKFKLVNEAYEVLSNDEKRNIYDRYGKEGLKGHAGGFNGFGDVDLGDIFSSFFGDGFGFGGSTRKKEKESKYSHDLKIATKISFKEAVFGCKKKVDFTYKTFCKSCKGSGSENGKLDTCSHCNGKGQVGVRQGFMTFVQTCDHCKGSGQIIKDKCKICHGNGYEEVEDYIELDIPEGIDSGMNLRVQNKANELPNSSQRGDLYIKIIVEDDDKFIRHDDDIYTIVPVFFTQAALGKTIKISTIRGEADLKLPIGAKDKQKFELANEGVKNIHNGKLGSHIVQIEIKFPKTLTEEQKSLLLQLEKSFGLVDEEAFIEQESLFDKIKSWFSH, translated from the coding sequence GTGGAGTTAAATTATTATGAAATACTAGAAATTTCTCAAACATCAGATAAAGAAACCATAAAAAAAGCCTATAGAAAGATGGCGTTAAAATATCATCCTGATAGAAATCAAGGAGATAAAGAAGCTGAAGAAAAATTTAAACTTGTAAATGAAGCTTATGAAGTACTTAGCAATGATGAAAAAAGAAATATATACGATAGATATGGAAAAGAAGGATTAAAAGGACATGCAGGTGGATTTAATGGATTTGGAGATGTTGATTTAGGAGATATATTTTCGAGTTTTTTTGGCGATGGGTTTGGATTTGGAGGTTCAACGCGTAAAAAAGAAAAAGAAAGTAAATATTCTCATGATTTAAAAATAGCAACAAAAATTAGCTTCAAAGAAGCTGTATTTGGTTGTAAGAAAAAAGTTGATTTCACTTATAAGACCTTTTGCAAATCTTGCAAAGGAAGTGGCTCAGAAAACGGAAAACTAGATACTTGTTCTCATTGTAATGGAAAAGGACAAGTTGGTGTTAGACAAGGCTTTATGACTTTTGTTCAAACTTGTGATCATTGCAAAGGTAGTGGTCAAATCATAAAAGATAAGTGTAAAATATGCCATGGAAATGGCTATGAAGAAGTTGAAGATTATATAGAGCTTGATATACCAGAAGGTATAGATAGTGGTATGAATCTTAGAGTGCAAAATAAAGCCAATGAGCTTCCAAATTCTTCTCAAAGAGGTGATTTATATATAAAAATCATTGTAGAAGATGACGATAAATTCATTAGACATGATGATGATATTTATACTATAGTACCTGTATTTTTTACTCAAGCTGCTCTTGGAAAAACTATTAAAATTTCTACTATAAGAGGAGAAGCTGATCTTAAACTTCCAATAGGTGCAAAAGACAAACAAAAATTTGAACTCGCCAACGAAGGCGTAAAAAATATTCATAATGGAAAACTAGGTTCGCATATTGTACAAATTGAAATAAAATTCCCAAAAACTCTCACCGAAGAACAAAAAAGTCTATTATTGCAACTTGAAAAAAGCTTCGGTTTAGTAGACGAAGAAGCTTTTATAGAGCAAGAAAGCTTATTTGATAAAATCAAATCTTGGTTTAGCCATTAA
- a CDS encoding SPOR domain-containing protein has translation MEENNKNEFDDIILQKSNKSEKLKKILLRSIILIIVFLVVMIVMKLINDPGEEKTLQTPSEPQEQVSYENNFNSLPITDSTKEEDEFEALARKLKEESSLIDTNTTIEEKQEISSNSVLDQITTIEPKEEIAKIEEKQNEVKPIEKPVEKPVQKPSEKPKEMVEKPKISEQSNTNELFESIRTPSVQTQLPIGAYIQVFSLNSLDPKSKELSILKENGYDYKIYKTTVNGKELTKVLVGPYKESELKAELEKVRSKVAKGAFTFRVK, from the coding sequence ATGGAAGAAAATAATAAAAATGAATTTGATGACATTATTTTACAAAAGAGTAATAAAAGTGAAAAACTTAAAAAAATTTTACTTAGATCGATTATTTTAATCATTGTGTTTTTGGTGGTAATGATAGTAATGAAACTAATTAACGATCCAGGTGAAGAAAAAACATTACAAACACCATCGGAACCACAAGAGCAAGTTTCTTATGAAAACAACTTCAATTCTTTGCCTATTACAGATAGCACTAAAGAAGAAGATGAATTTGAAGCTTTGGCTAGAAAATTAAAAGAAGAAAGTTCATTAATTGATACAAATACTACTATAGAAGAAAAACAAGAAATCTCAAGTAATAGTGTATTAGATCAAATTACAACAATAGAACCAAAGGAAGAGATTGCTAAAATAGAAGAAAAACAAAATGAAGTTAAACCTATTGAAAAGCCTGTAGAAAAACCAGTTCAAAAGCCATCTGAAAAACCAAAGGAGATGGTTGAAAAACCAAAAATTTCGGAGCAAAGCAACACAAATGAATTGTTTGAAAGTATAAGAACTCCAAGTGTACAAACACAACTTCCAATAGGTGCTTATATTCAAGTTTTTTCTTTGAATAGTTTAGATCCAAAATCCAAAGAATTGAGTATACTTAAAGAAAATGGATATGATTATAAAATTTATAAAACAACCGTTAATGGTAAAGAACTTACAAAAGTTTTAGTTGGACCTTATAAGGAAAGTGAATTAAAAGCTGAATTAGAAAAAGTACGCTCTAAAGTTGCAAAGGGTGCTTTTACTTTTAGAGTAAAATGA
- a CDS encoding response regulator transcription factor, which produces MINVLMIEDDPDFAEFLAEYLAQFNIKVTNYEDPYLGMSAGIKNYDCLILDLTLPGLDGLEVCREIREKYSIPIIISSARSDLSDKIVGLQIGADDYLPKPYDPKEMHARIMSLIRRSKRVNETPEKIINSAFKIDEKRHEISYNEEVLILTPAEYEILSYMIRQHGFSVSREQLVYHCKSLKDKDSKSLDVIIGRLRTKIGDSSKAPKHIFSVRGIGYKLIG; this is translated from the coding sequence ATGATTAATGTTTTAATGATTGAAGATGATCCAGATTTTGCGGAATTTTTAGCAGAATATTTAGCCCAATTTAATATAAAAGTTACTAATTATGAAGATCCATATCTAGGGATGAGTGCCGGTATAAAAAATTATGATTGTTTAATCCTTGATTTAACTTTACCTGGACTTGATGGTCTTGAAGTTTGTCGTGAGATAAGGGAAAAATATAGCATTCCTATTATTATTTCATCAGCTAGAAGTGATTTAAGTGATAAAATTGTAGGACTTCAAATAGGTGCAGATGATTATTTACCAAAACCATATGATCCAAAAGAGATGCATGCAAGAATTATGAGTTTAATTCGTCGTTCAAAACGTGTAAATGAAACTCCTGAAAAAATAATTAACTCAGCATTTAAAATTGATGAAAAAAGACATGAAATTAGCTATAATGAAGAAGTTTTGATTTTAACTCCTGCTGAATATGAGATTTTAAGTTACATGATAAGACAGCATGGTTTTTCAGTTAGTAGAGAACAACTCGTATATCATTGTAAAAGTTTAAAAGACAAGGATTCTAAAAGTTTAGATGTAATTATTGGTAGACTTAGAACTAAAATAGGCGATAGTTCAAAGGCGCCAAAACATATTTTTTCAGTTAGGGGAATAGGATATAAGTTAATAGGATGA
- a CDS encoding serine hydroxymethyltransferase, whose translation MLENFDKEIFDLTQKELARQCDGLEMIASENFTIPEVMEVMGSILTNKYAEGYPGKRYYGGCEFVDEIETIAIERCKKLFNCNFANVQPNSGSQANQGVYMALLNPSDKILGMDLSHGGHLTHGSKVSSSGKVYESFFYGVELDGRINYDKVRKIAKEVKPKLIVCGASAYPRVIDFAKFREIADEVGAYLFADIAHIAGLVVAGEHPSPFPYAHVVSSTTHKTLRGPRGGIIMCNDEEIAKKINSAIFPGIQGGPLMHVIAAKAVGFKYNLSDEWKIYAKQIIKNTATLAQVLIDRKYDLVSGGTDNHLILLSFLNKEFSGKDADLALERAGITANKNTVPGETRSPFVTSGLRLGTAALTARGFKEEQIAIVANYIADILDDIQNTKLQEEIKVKLKDLASNFIIYERALF comes from the coding sequence ATGTTGGAAAATTTTGATAAAGAAATTTTTGATTTAACCCAAAAAGAGTTAGCAAGACAATGTGATGGTCTTGAAATGATAGCAAGTGAAAATTTTACCATACCAGAAGTTATGGAAGTAATGGGAAGTATTTTAACAAACAAATATGCAGAAGGTTATCCTGGTAAAAGATATTATGGTGGATGTGAATTTGTAGATGAAATTGAAACAATTGCCATAGAAAGATGTAAAAAACTTTTTAATTGTAATTTTGCTAATGTGCAACCTAATTCAGGTTCGCAAGCAAACCAGGGTGTGTATATGGCATTGCTAAACCCTAGTGATAAAATTTTAGGTATGGATTTAAGCCATGGAGGACACTTAACTCATGGTTCTAAAGTGAGTTCTTCTGGCAAGGTCTATGAAAGCTTTTTTTATGGAGTTGAGCTTGATGGAAGAATTAATTATGATAAAGTTAGAAAGATAGCAAAAGAAGTTAAGCCAAAACTTATTGTTTGTGGTGCTAGTGCTTATCCTAGGGTGATTGATTTTGCTAAATTTAGAGAAATAGCAGATGAGGTTGGTGCGTACTTATTTGCTGATATTGCACATATTGCAGGTTTGGTTGTAGCAGGCGAACATCCTAGTCCTTTTCCTTACGCACATGTTGTAAGTTCAACTACACATAAAACCTTAAGAGGTCCAAGAGGTGGGATTATCATGTGTAATGATGAAGAAATTGCGAAAAAGATAAATTCTGCAATTTTTCCAGGTATTCAAGGTGGTCCATTAATGCACGTGATTGCTGCCAAGGCTGTTGGATTCAAATATAATTTAAGTGATGAGTGGAAAATTTATGCTAAGCAAATCATTAAAAATACAGCAACACTAGCTCAAGTTTTAATAGATAGAAAATATGACTTAGTAAGCGGTGGTACTGATAACCACTTAATTTTATTGAGTTTTTTAAATAAAGAATTTAGCGGTAAAGATGCAGATTTAGCATTAGAAAGAGCTGGAATTACAGCAAATAAAAATACTGTGCCAGGAGAAACTAGAAGTCCTTTTGTAACAAGTGGTTTAAGACTTGGAACAGCAGCTTTAACTGCAAGGGGATTTAAAGAAGAGCAAATAGCTATTGTTGCAAACTACATAGCTGATATTTTAGATGACATACAAAATACTAAACTACAAGAAGAAATTAAGGTTAAACTAAAGGATTTAGCAAGTAATTTTATTATTTATGAAAGGGCTTTATTTTGA
- a CDS encoding ArsS family sensor histidine kinase produces the protein MKVTINLKITVLFAAAFLFVCALFVLLGKVQIDSYLANEQSRQKEIVEKIIYNLERKEDFSIHDYLLSKSFKLVENERNIKHIVAKGEKVLRVDSLYGSFSSIIYHNQIFFYVEQVNTKYLYELNASARLEYLFLLSFFFSLVLIIFLYFSVLRSLMPLKILKKKIKNISVGKIEPLSEYSQINDEISEISFEFDHAINKIQELVKSRQFFLRMIMHELKTPIGKGRIVCEMLDNQKQKDRLVAIFERLELLIDEFGKIEKVLSRNCQLNLQTYHLSLILEQAEDYLMRDDFYQKVKIFYKEDAMIVADLELFSLMLKNLIDNAIKYSIDKACEIICSGDYIIVRNKGIQLKKTFDYYLKPFVREHNTQVEGMGLGLYIINNICNLHGYNLTYSYEDGYHTFKIVFSRLK, from the coding sequence ATGAAAGTAACTATCAATCTTAAGATCACAGTCCTTTTTGCAGCAGCTTTTTTATTTGTCTGTGCTTTGTTTGTGCTTTTGGGTAAGGTTCAGATTGATTCTTATTTAGCTAATGAGCAAAGCAGACAAAAAGAAATTGTAGAAAAAATAATATATAATTTAGAGAGAAAAGAAGATTTTTCAATACATGATTATCTTCTTTCTAAATCTTTCAAATTGGTTGAAAATGAACGTAATATAAAGCATATTGTTGCAAAAGGTGAAAAAGTACTTAGGGTTGATTCCTTATATGGGAGTTTTTCTTCTATTATCTACCATAATCAAATTTTTTTCTATGTAGAACAAGTTAATACAAAATATCTTTACGAATTAAATGCATCTGCACGTCTTGAATATTTATTTTTACTAAGTTTCTTTTTTAGTTTAGTTTTAATTATATTTTTATATTTTTCGGTTTTAAGATCTTTAATGCCCTTGAAAATTTTAAAAAAGAAAATTAAAAATATTAGTGTAGGCAAAATAGAACCATTATCTGAATATTCTCAGATTAATGATGAAATTTCAGAAATTTCTTTTGAGTTTGATCATGCTATTAACAAAATACAAGAATTAGTAAAATCAAGACAGTTTTTTTTAAGGATGATTATGCATGAACTTAAAACACCTATTGGTAAAGGTAGGATAGTTTGCGAAATGCTAGATAATCAAAAACAAAAAGATCGTTTGGTGGCAATTTTTGAAAGACTTGAATTGTTAATTGATGAGTTTGGAAAAATTGAAAAAGTTTTGTCGAGAAATTGTCAGCTTAATTTGCAAACTTATCATTTAAGTTTGATTTTAGAACAAGCTGAAGACTATTTAATGAGGGATGATTTTTATCAAAAAGTGAAGATTTTTTATAAAGAAGATGCCATGATAGTTGCTGATTTAGAACTTTTTTCTTTGATGCTTAAGAATTTAATCGATAATGCTATTAAATACTCTATTGATAAGGCTTGTGAGATTATATGTTCTGGAGATTATATAATTGTTAGAAACAAAGGAATTCAGCTTAAAAAAACTTTTGATTATTATTTAAAACCTTTTGTTAGGGAGCATAATACACAAGTTGAAGGAATGGGGTTAGGACTTTATATTATTAATAATATTTGTAATCTTCATGGTTATAACTTAACTTATAGTTATGAAGATGGTTATCATACTTTTAAAATTGTTTTTTCAAGGTTAAAATAA
- the nhaD gene encoding sodium:proton antiporter NhaD, which translates to MSRVLFLLCFGAGFLFANQTHELNLAFSTLGISVLIIFILGYYFIAAEEKYHINKTKPALFIGTFSFIVIGIYMVMNDLDTQILEESVNHLILEIAQIVFFLIAAMTFIEALIERSVFETLKYKLVSKGYTYRKLFWLTGILAFFISPIADNLTTALILSTVLLTIDKHNKEFLIPGAINIVVAANAGGAWSPFGDITTLMVWTAKKATFFEFFALFPASFIGWLLTAYLLSRYVPNIQPNFHEDNLEKIEIKPGGKVFIVLGFLTIALAVFIHSICDLPAMWGMIFGLSLLSLYIYIFNRKQGKKDLNIFHYMTRIEMDTLLFFFGILSAVGALHFIGWLAYASNLYTKFGATSINIGVGFLSAIVDNVPVMSAVLKANPSMDDTQWLLVTLTAGIGGSLISFGSAAGVGVMGKMKGIYTFNAHLKYAWTVLVGYIISIIVWYVQFQLLNL; encoded by the coding sequence ATGAGTAGAGTGCTTTTTTTACTTTGTTTTGGTGCCGGTTTTTTATTCGCTAATCAAACTCATGAGTTAAATTTAGCTTTTAGTACTTTAGGTATAAGTGTTTTAATAATTTTTATATTAGGTTATTATTTTATAGCAGCAGAGGAAAAATATCATATAAACAAAACAAAACCCGCTTTATTCATAGGGACCTTTTCTTTTATTGTCATTGGTATATATATGGTAATGAATGATTTGGATACTCAAATACTCGAAGAAAGTGTTAATCATCTTATTTTAGAAATTGCACAAATTGTCTTTTTTTTAATAGCTGCTATGACCTTTATAGAAGCTTTAATAGAAAGATCAGTTTTTGAAACTTTAAAATATAAACTTGTGAGTAAAGGTTATACTTATAGAAAATTATTTTGGCTAACAGGAATTTTAGCCTTTTTTATTTCTCCAATTGCGGACAACCTTACAACAGCTTTGATTTTATCTACTGTGCTTTTAACTATAGATAAGCATAATAAAGAATTTTTAATTCCTGGTGCTATAAATATTGTCGTTGCAGCTAATGCGGGTGGAGCTTGGTCTCCTTTTGGTGATATCACTACTTTGATGGTTTGGACTGCAAAAAAAGCAACTTTTTTTGAATTTTTTGCTCTTTTTCCTGCTTCTTTTATCGGTTGGTTGCTTACTGCTTATTTGTTGTCGCGTTATGTACCTAATATTCAGCCAAATTTTCATGAAGATAACTTAGAAAAGATTGAGATTAAACCAGGTGGTAAAGTATTTATTGTATTAGGTTTTTTGACTATTGCTCTAGCGGTGTTTATACATAGTATTTGTGATTTACCTGCAATGTGGGGTATGATTTTTGGTCTCTCTTTGCTTAGTTTATATATATATATATTTAACAGAAAACAAGGAAAAAAAGACTTGAATATTTTTCATTATATGACGCGTATAGAGATGGATACTTTATTATTTTTCTTTGGTATTTTATCTGCTGTAGGTGCTCTGCATTTTATTGGTTGGCTTGCTTATGCATCTAATCTTTATACAAAATTTGGAGCTACTAGTATTAATATAGGTGTAGGATTTTTATCTGCTATTGTTGATAATGTTCCAGTTATGAGTGCGGTATTAAAAGCAAATCCAAGTATGGATGATACCCAATGGCTTTTGGTAACTCTTACAGCTGGAATTGGAGGCTCTTTGATTAGTTTTGGTTCAGCTGCTGGAGTAGGGGTGATGGGAAAAATGAAGGGAATTTATACTTTCAATGCTCATTTAAAATACGCATGGACAGTTTTAGTTGGTTATATAATATCTATTATAGTTTGGTATGTACAATTTCAATTGTTAAATTTATAA
- the uvrC gene encoding excinuclease ABC subunit UvrC: protein MLENELKTLPNLPGVYQYFDVQGKLLYVGKAKNLKNRVRSYFNFTPKLSPNPNNSLRIQKMINQTYHLEFITTKSEADALILENSFIKQLHPKYNILLRDDKTYPYIYIDLNDDFPRFEITRKIIKKNKIKYFGPFFKGAKELLNALYLSFELRQKKSCKELCLFYQIKRCKGPCEQKISKQEYEKIIQKATQALLNPLSLTKKLENKMFEHAKNENYEEAALIRDQIKTIEDVSIKIQIDLAKLEDFDVFSIHHEANILSMVRFVIKNGKIISSNYKILALNDQNDFDLNAIYKQYILENYIQDTPVNSTHIYVHDDFEDMKLLQDLLSERFSKKFHLKSPKLGEKKALCELALENAKINIQKHVKSEDYLFLKELKDFFKLQNHPNHIEIFDNSHMQGEANVGALVSYKDGKFDKSSYRHYHLSYKNDYDQMLQTLSKRALSFAKNPPPDLWLIDGGNALLKLASDIIKSSGANVDILAISKEKIDAKAHRAKGNTKDKIYTQEGKIQLSADDKKLQFLQKLRDEAHRFAISFHQKTKRKQNLQSSKLIQLGISQGYIKKFLDYYGSFDKINKASFDELKSLSNTKIAKLIKDNL, encoded by the coding sequence ATGCTTGAAAATGAACTTAAAACTTTGCCTAACTTACCAGGTGTGTATCAGTATTTTGATGTTCAAGGTAAACTTTTATATGTAGGTAAAGCTAAAAATTTAAAAAATCGTGTTAGAAGTTATTTTAATTTTACTCCAAAGCTTAGCCCTAATCCTAACAATAGTTTAAGAATTCAAAAAATGATTAACCAAACATATCATTTAGAATTTATTACCACAAAAAGCGAAGCTGATGCTTTAATCTTAGAAAATTCATTCATAAAACAATTACACCCAAAATATAATATATTACTAAGAGATGATAAGACCTATCCTTATATTTATATAGATTTAAATGATGATTTTCCAAGATTTGAAATTACAAGAAAAATCATTAAAAAAAATAAAATAAAATATTTTGGACCTTTTTTTAAAGGTGCAAAAGAGCTTTTAAATGCCCTATATTTATCTTTTGAGTTAAGACAAAAAAAATCTTGCAAAGAGCTTTGTCTTTTTTATCAAATCAAGCGTTGTAAAGGACCGTGTGAGCAAAAAATTTCCAAACAAGAGTATGAAAAAATTATCCAAAAAGCTACACAAGCTCTTTTAAACCCCTTATCTTTGACTAAAAAATTAGAAAACAAAATGTTTGAGCATGCAAAAAACGAAAACTATGAAGAAGCAGCTCTCATAAGAGATCAAATCAAAACAATAGAGGATGTAAGCATAAAAATACAAATAGATCTTGCAAAATTAGAAGATTTTGATGTTTTTTCTATACACCATGAAGCAAATATACTCTCTATGGTGCGCTTTGTTATCAAAAATGGCAAAATAATTAGTTCAAACTATAAAATACTAGCACTAAATGATCAAAATGATTTTGATTTAAATGCAATATATAAACAATATATATTAGAAAATTACATCCAAGATACCCCAGTAAATTCAACCCACATCTATGTACATGATGATTTTGAAGATATGAAACTTTTGCAAGATTTACTTAGCGAGAGATTTTCAAAAAAATTCCATCTTAAATCTCCAAAACTTGGAGAAAAAAAAGCTTTATGTGAACTTGCTCTAGAAAATGCAAAAATAAACATACAAAAACATGTAAAAAGTGAAGATTATTTATTCTTAAAAGAATTAAAAGATTTTTTCAAGCTACAAAACCATCCCAACCACATAGAAATTTTTGATAATTCTCATATGCAAGGTGAGGCAAATGTGGGTGCTTTGGTAAGTTATAAAGATGGAAAATTTGATAAAAGTTCCTATAGACACTATCATTTATCTTATAAAAATGATTACGATCAAATGCTTCAAACGCTTAGCAAAAGGGCTTTGTCTTTTGCCAAAAACCCTCCTCCTGATTTGTGGTTAATTGATGGTGGAAATGCTTTATTGAAGTTAGCAAGTGATATTATCAAAAGCTCAGGAGCAAATGTAGATATTTTAGCAATTTCTAAAGAAAAAATAGATGCAAAAGCTCACAGAGCCAAAGGGAATACAAAAGATAAAATATATACTCAAGAAGGTAAAATTCAGCTTTCCGCTGATGATAAAAAGCTACAATTTTTACAAAAATTGCGTGATGAGGCTCATCGCTTCGCAATTAGTTTTCATCAAAAAACAAAAAGAAAACAAAACTTACAAAGCTCTAAACTAATACAACTTGGAATTTCTCAAGGATATATTAAAAAATTTTTAGATTATTATGGTAGCTTCGATAAGATTAATAAGGCAAGTTTTGATGAACTAAAATCACTTTCTAATACAAAAATAGCCAAATTAATTAAGGATAATCTATGA
- the recR gene encoding recombination mediator RecR — protein sequence MKDLEKFNELVSTFSALPTIGKKSALRLAYHISIKDPLLGSKLAYHIEESIRMIKRCKQCGSLSENELCEVCSNAERNHNIICIVQDSKDVLVLENSGSYDGLYFVLDDTSEENIVKLRDMIEHNNTTEIFFAFTQGLNSDAIVFFVEEKLKDLNLSFSQIAQGIPSGVSLENVDFISLHKAINHRTKLD from the coding sequence TTGAAAGACTTAGAGAAATTTAATGAATTGGTATCTACTTTTTCAGCTTTACCCACTATTGGTAAAAAATCTGCCTTAAGACTTGCTTATCATATAAGCATAAAGGATCCCTTGCTCGGTTCAAAACTTGCTTATCATATTGAAGAATCAATTAGGATGATAAAAAGATGTAAGCAGTGTGGATCTTTGAGTGAAAATGAATTATGTGAAGTATGTTCTAATGCGGAAAGAAATCATAATATTATTTGTATAGTGCAAGATTCTAAAGATGTTTTAGTTTTGGAGAATAGTGGAAGTTATGATGGGCTTTATTTTGTACTTGATGATACTAGTGAGGAAAATATTGTAAAATTAAGAGATATGATTGAACATAACAATACTACAGAAATATTTTTTGCTTTCACACAAGGCCTAAATTCTGATGCCATTGTTTTTTTTGTAGAAGAAAAATTAAAAGATTTAAATTTGAGTTTTTCACAAATAGCTCAAGGTATCCCAAGTGGTGTCAGTTTAGAGAATGTAGATTTTATTTCTTTACACAAAGCCATAAATCATAGGACTAAGCTTGATTAA
- a CDS encoding DUF1882 domain-containing protein has product MITTMDLALIKMVTSHYYIKRDTIVNKYEYKGRIFFDKFEKVNAPLTASVIQEHMEKKIIVAHSLINSFDKVENIVFDYNGFNAERFWHRAQLVLREEGFINFTAYKTRTNNHLHLYIHKGHTTFNEACSLGSKLSLLFSQKMPVEWKVFPSMDIPREFNILTLPYEVYQKERGASWSKHM; this is encoded by the coding sequence TTGATTACAACAATGGATTTAGCTTTAATTAAAATGGTTACAAGCCATTATTATATTAAGCGTGATACTATCGTTAATAAGTACGAATACAAGGGAAGAATTTTCTTTGATAAATTTGAAAAAGTCAATGCGCCATTAACTGCTAGTGTTATACAAGAACACATGGAAAAAAAGATAATTGTAGCACATTCTTTGATTAATAGTTTTGATAAGGTTGAAAATATAGTATTTGATTATAATGGTTTTAATGCAGAGCGTTTTTGGCATAGAGCGCAGCTTGTTTTAAGAGAGGAAGGATTTATTAACTTTACTGCTTACAAGACAAGAACTAATAATCATTTACATCTATATATCCATAAAGGTCACACAACTTTTAATGAAGCTTGTTCTTTGGGTTCAAAACTATCCCTGCTTTTTTCCCAAAAAATGCCTGTAGAGTGGAAAGTTTTTCCTAGTATGGATATACCTAGAGAATTTAATATTTTAACTTTACCTTATGAAGTTTACCAAAAAGAGCGCGGAGCTTCTTGGTCTAAACATATGTAA